From Yersinia hibernica, a single genomic window includes:
- a CDS encoding sugar-binding transcriptional regulator has translation MEKSDDLRLMVKIAQMYYEQNFTQAEIARALGIYRTSISRMLKKVREQGIVTISINYNYNENLLLEQQLKSRFKLREAIVVSSEQDASPEHQLILMAKQCSALLNRIIENGDILGFSWGSAIATLVEQMDTSPVSRQLTCIPMVGGPSGKLESRFHVNTLVYSAAMKLKGESLLIDFPAILEESVIRDGIVQSQHYQAIADYWQRLDIAIFGIGSPNISGNSTWRAFYGSDVIDHFNDRQVAGDICSRFYDLQGHPVETYISDKTITIQLEKIKRARYSIGIAHSHEKISGIIGAIKGKYINSLVTTKETAEEILKLTA, from the coding sequence AATGTATTACGAGCAAAATTTCACACAAGCGGAGATAGCGCGGGCGCTGGGAATTTACCGCACCAGCATCAGCCGAATGCTTAAAAAAGTACGCGAACAAGGTATTGTGACTATTTCAATCAACTATAACTATAACGAGAATTTGTTGTTGGAACAGCAGTTAAAATCGCGCTTTAAATTGCGGGAGGCAATTGTCGTCTCTTCAGAGCAGGATGCATCACCGGAACATCAACTAATACTAATGGCCAAACAATGCAGCGCACTGCTGAATAGAATTATTGAAAATGGCGATATTCTGGGCTTCTCTTGGGGTAGTGCGATTGCCACATTGGTTGAGCAGATGGATACCTCCCCAGTGTCGCGCCAATTGACTTGCATCCCGATGGTCGGTGGCCCCTCCGGTAAATTGGAAAGCCGATTTCATGTGAATACACTGGTCTACAGCGCAGCCATGAAATTAAAAGGCGAATCATTACTGATCGACTTCCCGGCAATTCTGGAAGAAAGTGTTATCCGCGATGGTATTGTGCAATCTCAGCATTATCAGGCTATTGCGGATTATTGGCAGCGGCTGGATATCGCTATATTCGGCATTGGCTCACCCAATATTTCTGGCAATTCTACCTGGCGCGCCTTTTACGGTAGCGATGTTATTGACCACTTTAATGACCGACAAGTGGCGGGTGATATCTGCTCACGCTTTTATGACTTACAAGGTCATCCGGTTGAAACTTATATTTCGGATAAAACCATTACTATTCAATTAGAAAAAATTAAGAGAGCCCGTTATTCGATTGGGATTGCCCACTCCCACGAAAAAATCAGCGGGATCATCGGTGCTATTAAAGGAAAGTACATTAACAGTTTGGTGACCACTAAAGAAACCGCCGAGGAGATATTAAAACTCACGGCTTAA
- a CDS encoding SDR family oxidoreductase, translating into MSDWLNLKDKVVIVTGGASGIGYAIVAELLTAGAKVQLADINPLEGEIKNNPQLSFIQLDISDRNSVQTAIDNILTQHGHIDALVNNAGINLPRLLVDPKQSHSQYELKDNEFEKMVNVNQKGVYLMSQAVARNMVENKNGVIINLSSESGLEGSEGQSCYAATKAALYSFTRSWAKELGKYGIRVVGVAPGILEKTGLRTLDYEEALAYTRNITVEQLRDGYTKNAIPIGRAGKLSEIADFVTYLLSERASYITGVTYNIAGGKTRG; encoded by the coding sequence ATGAGTGATTGGCTAAATTTAAAAGATAAAGTCGTTATTGTCACCGGTGGTGCATCAGGGATTGGCTACGCAATTGTCGCAGAATTATTGACAGCAGGTGCCAAGGTACAATTAGCTGATATTAATCCGCTCGAGGGTGAGATTAAAAACAATCCACAACTGAGTTTTATTCAGCTCGATATTTCTGACCGTAATAGCGTACAAACAGCAATAGATAACATCCTGACTCAACATGGGCATATTGACGCACTGGTTAATAATGCAGGGATTAATCTTCCGCGCCTGTTGGTCGATCCGAAACAAAGTCATAGCCAATATGAGCTGAAAGATAATGAGTTTGAAAAAATGGTCAATGTGAATCAGAAAGGGGTATATCTGATGTCGCAGGCTGTAGCGCGCAATATGGTGGAGAACAAAAACGGCGTCATTATTAACCTCTCCTCGGAAAGTGGATTAGAGGGCTCAGAAGGCCAAAGTTGTTATGCCGCCACTAAAGCTGCGCTATATAGTTTTACCCGTTCATGGGCTAAAGAACTGGGGAAATATGGTATTCGCGTAGTGGGAGTAGCACCCGGAATTCTTGAAAAGACCGGGTTGCGGACACTCGATTATGAAGAAGCTCTGGCCTATACCCGTAATATTACGGTAGAGCAATTGCGCGACGGTTATACCAAGAATGCCATCCCAATTGGCCGGGCAGGGAAATTATCAGAAATTGCTGATTTCGTGACCTACCTATTATCCGAACGCGCCAGCTATATCACTGGAGTGACCTATAACATTGCTGGCGGCAAAACTCGCGGCTAA
- a CDS encoding PTS sugar transporter subunit IIA: protein MVNVIFCAHGDLAVSMLNSVNMVYGETQNITPLLFNRGENAEDLVIKMQEAMANNPNDTWLIAVDLQGGSPYNAAARLAFSNNHIHVVSGLSLPLALEIADNQQVMAAEELTEYLLDIGTQCVQSFRHQQSSAEEEADFI, encoded by the coding sequence ATGGTTAACGTCATTTTTTGTGCTCACGGCGATTTAGCGGTTTCGATGCTCAACTCAGTCAATATGGTGTATGGCGAAACACAAAATATTACCCCGCTGCTGTTTAACCGTGGTGAAAACGCCGAAGACTTAGTGATAAAGATGCAGGAGGCTATGGCAAATAACCCAAATGATACCTGGCTGATTGCAGTAGATTTACAAGGTGGTAGCCCTTATAACGCGGCTGCACGCCTGGCATTCAGTAATAATCATATCCATGTTGTGAGTGGATTATCTCTCCCCTTAGCACTGGAAATTGCGGATAACCAGCAAGTAATGGCGGCGGAAGAACTGACCGAATATTTACTCGATATCGGTACACAGTGCGTGCAGTCATTCCGTCACCAACAAAGTAGCGCAGAAGAAGAGGCTGACTTTATATGA
- a CDS encoding mannose/fructose/sorbose PTS transporter subunit IIB, producing the protein MKINLARIDDRLIHGQVTTVWAKEAKAERIIICSDEVYNDDIRKTLLKQAAPPGIKVNVVNIEKAVAVYHNPNYSNDTVFYLFTNPTDVLRLVDNGVNIDVINIGGMAFKQGKTQLTKAVSVDQNDINAFYALAERGVHLDLRVVTSDPDVDVIKKLRELESK; encoded by the coding sequence ATGAAAATCAATCTGGCAAGAATTGACGACCGGCTAATTCATGGTCAGGTCACTACAGTTTGGGCTAAAGAAGCCAAAGCCGAGCGCATTATTATTTGTAGCGATGAGGTTTATAACGATGACATCCGAAAAACACTATTAAAACAGGCTGCTCCTCCGGGAATAAAAGTTAATGTCGTGAATATTGAGAAAGCAGTGGCTGTTTATCACAATCCAAATTATAGCAATGACACTGTTTTTTATTTATTTACCAATCCAACTGATGTTTTGCGACTGGTGGATAATGGCGTGAACATTGATGTAATTAATATTGGTGGCATGGCTTTTAAACAAGGAAAAACACAATTAACCAAAGCGGTATCAGTTGATCAAAATGATATTAACGCTTTTTATGCATTAGCGGAGCGTGGTGTTCATTTGGATTTACGGGTGGTCACTTCCGACCCGGATGTGGATGTGATTAAAAAATTACGCGAGCTGGAGTCTAAATAA
- a CDS encoding PTS mannose/fructose/sorbose transporter subunit IIC has translation MEISLLQIILIFIFSCIAGIGSVLDEFQTHRPLIACTITGLILGDMTTGVILGGTLELIALGWMNVGAAQSPDSALASIISTILVIVGHQNIATGIAIALPVAAAGQVLTVFARTITVAFQHAADRAAEKANFAMIDFMHVSALLVQAMRVAIPVLIVSIFVSADTVSHMLSAIPTVVTHGLQIAGGFIVVVGYAMVLNMMGVKYLMPFFFLGFIVGGYLGFSLLAFGGIGLIIALLYIQLNPLYQKPAAPVVQASQAKLDELED, from the coding sequence ATGGAAATAAGTTTACTACAAATAATCTTAATCTTTATTTTCTCATGTATTGCCGGTATCGGCAGCGTGCTGGATGAATTCCAAACTCATCGGCCATTAATCGCCTGCACTATTACCGGCTTGATTCTTGGCGATATGACCACCGGCGTTATCCTCGGCGGTACTCTGGAATTAATTGCTCTCGGCTGGATGAATGTGGGGGCGGCGCAATCTCCTGACTCCGCGCTTGCCAGTATTATTTCAACTATTTTGGTTATTGTCGGCCACCAGAATATTGCCACCGGGATTGCCATTGCTCTGCCAGTGGCAGCAGCAGGTCAAGTCCTGACGGTTTTTGCCCGCACAATTACGGTGGCATTCCAACACGCGGCAGATAGAGCGGCGGAAAAAGCTAATTTTGCCATGATTGATTTTATGCATGTGTCGGCATTGCTGGTTCAGGCCATGCGAGTCGCCATTCCAGTCTTGATAGTGTCTATCTTTGTCAGCGCCGATACCGTCAGCCACATGCTTAGCGCCATTCCCACCGTGGTGACCCATGGGTTGCAAATTGCTGGCGGCTTTATCGTCGTCGTCGGTTACGCCATGGTGCTTAATATGATGGGCGTGAAATACCTTATGCCTTTCTTCTTCCTCGGTTTTATTGTCGGAGGCTACCTCGGTTTCAGCCTCCTCGCATTCGGCGGTATCGGTCTAATTATTGCTTTGCTGTATATCCAGTTAAACCCGCTTTATCAGAAACCGGCGGCACCTGTCGTCCAAGCCAGCCAAGCCAAACTCGATGAATTAGAAGATTAG
- a CDS encoding PTS system mannose/fructose/sorbose family transporter subunit IID yields MTILNKRLTRSDLFKMFLRSNLQQASFNYERIHGLGFCYDMVPAIKRLYPLKEDQIAALKRHLVFFNTTPAVCGPVIGVTAAMEEARANGADIEEGAINSLKVGLMGPLAGVGDPLIWGTLRPITAALGASLALNGNVLGPILFFLSFNSVRLALKWFGLQYGFVKGINIVKDLGGNLLQKLTEGASILGLFIMGVLVTKWTSINVPLVISKTPGHDGTTVTMTVQNILDQLCPGLLALGLTLLMMRLLKRKINPIWLIFSLFGLGIVGSWLGILS; encoded by the coding sequence ATGACCATATTAAACAAACGATTAACCCGTTCTGATCTGTTTAAAATGTTTTTACGCAGTAACTTGCAACAGGCCTCTTTTAACTATGAACGTATTCACGGCCTGGGCTTTTGTTATGACATGGTGCCAGCAATCAAGCGTTTGTATCCATTGAAAGAAGATCAAATTGCCGCCCTGAAACGCCATTTAGTGTTCTTCAACACCACCCCGGCAGTTTGCGGCCCGGTCATTGGCGTAACTGCGGCGATGGAAGAGGCGCGTGCCAATGGTGCGGATATTGAAGAAGGGGCAATAAATAGTCTGAAAGTTGGGCTGATGGGGCCGTTGGCTGGGGTTGGTGACCCGCTAATTTGGGGAACCTTGCGCCCAATAACGGCTGCTTTGGGCGCTTCTTTGGCACTAAACGGCAATGTACTGGGGCCAATTCTATTCTTCCTGTCCTTCAACTCGGTGCGCTTGGCATTGAAATGGTTCGGCCTGCAATACGGCTTCGTCAAGGGAATCAATATCGTCAAGGATCTTGGCGGAAATTTACTGCAAAAATTGACCGAGGGTGCCTCAATCCTGGGCTTGTTTATTATGGGGGTATTGGTCACCAAATGGACAAGCATCAATGTGCCGCTGGTGATATCGAAAACACCCGGCCACGACGGCACAACCGTGACCATGACCGTGCAAAACATTCTGGATCAGCTTTGCCCTGGTTTATTGGCGCTGGGATTGACTCTATTAATGATGCGCTTGCTCAAACGCAAAATTAACCCTATCTGGCTCATCTTCTCCCTGTTTGGCCTCGGAATTGTAGGCTCATGGCTTGGCATTCTGTCCTGA
- a CDS encoding zinc-binding dehydrogenase gives MKTKALRLYGKNDLRLESFNLPEMGDDEILATVVTDSICLSSWKEANLGADHKKVPNNVAENPIIIGHEFCGDILQVGKKWQHKFKPGSRYVIQANLQLPDRPDCPGYSFPYVGGEATHVVIPNEVMEQDCLLPYEGESYFEGSLVEPLSCVIGAFNANYHLIPGTYQHKMGIKPGGNVLILGGTGPMGLLAIDYALHGPINPQLLVITDRHQQKLDYAARLYPSEPQTQVHYLNTKQTADQFERLMALTDGKGYDDIFVFVPSAELVTLASSLLAPDGCFNFFAGPQDKNFMASVNFYDIHYSFTHYVGTSGGNTDDMREAVKLIEAKKVNAGKVVSHILGLNDAADTTLNLPQIMGGKKLVYTGKNMPLTSLSELMSTEQDSPLLQELQTILRKTDGLWSKEAEDFVLARAQEI, from the coding sequence ATGAAAACTAAAGCACTGCGTTTATATGGCAAAAATGATCTGCGCCTGGAAAGTTTTAATTTACCGGAAATGGGCGATGATGAAATTTTGGCCACAGTGGTGACTGACAGTATTTGTCTCTCTTCGTGGAAAGAAGCTAATTTGGGTGCTGACCATAAAAAAGTACCTAATAATGTAGCTGAGAATCCAATTATTATTGGCCATGAGTTTTGCGGCGATATTCTTCAAGTCGGTAAGAAATGGCAACATAAATTCAAACCCGGCAGCCGTTATGTCATTCAAGCCAATCTACAATTGCCAGACCGCCCAGATTGCCCCGGATATTCTTTCCCTTATGTGGGCGGTGAAGCGACCCATGTGGTTATTCCCAACGAAGTCATGGAACAAGATTGTTTACTGCCCTATGAAGGTGAAAGTTATTTTGAGGGTTCACTGGTAGAGCCACTTTCTTGCGTTATCGGCGCATTTAATGCCAATTACCATCTAATTCCTGGAACTTATCAACATAAAATGGGGATCAAACCTGGCGGTAATGTGTTAATTCTTGGCGGCACGGGCCCGATGGGATTATTAGCCATTGATTATGCTTTGCACGGGCCGATTAATCCGCAATTATTGGTTATTACAGACCGCCATCAGCAAAAACTGGATTATGCCGCTCGGTTGTACCCGAGTGAGCCGCAGACTCAGGTACATTATCTTAATACTAAACAAACTGCTGACCAGTTTGAACGTTTAATGGCCCTGACGGATGGCAAAGGCTATGACGATATTTTTGTTTTCGTGCCGTCAGCAGAATTAGTCACATTGGCATCTAGCCTATTGGCACCGGATGGCTGTTTTAATTTCTTTGCTGGCCCGCAGGATAAGAATTTTATGGCGTCGGTTAATTTCTACGATATCCATTACTCCTTTACTCATTATGTCGGCACTTCTGGGGGCAATACCGATGACATGCGGGAAGCGGTGAAGTTAATTGAAGCGAAGAAGGTCAATGCCGGGAAAGTGGTCTCTCATATTCTTGGACTAAATGATGCGGCGGACACCACATTGAATTTACCGCAAATTATGGGTGGTAAGAAGTTGGTTTATACCGGCAAAAATATGCCACTGACCTCATTAAGTGAACTGATGAGCACAGAGCAAGACTCGCCGTTATTACAAGAGCTACAAACTATTTTGCGGAAAACCGACGGGTTGTGGTCAAAAGAAGCTGAAGATTTTGTTTTGGCGCGCGCCCAAGAGATTTAG
- a CDS encoding ArsR/SmtB family transcription factor yields MIANHPEREQIRLEDVLTALGNPLRLAVVSRLAAGGEHACGTLVQGLSKSTLTHHWRVLRESGVIWQRPCGRESLLSLRRDDIDARFPGLLDVLLNAVANDANTDESTAKHLPEP; encoded by the coding sequence ATGATTGCAAATCACCCTGAGCGTGAGCAGATCCGTTTGGAAGATGTGCTGACGGCTTTAGGTAACCCACTGCGGCTGGCGGTGGTGAGTAGGCTGGCTGCGGGGGGCGAACATGCCTGTGGCACTCTGGTTCAGGGGCTGTCTAAATCGACGTTAACCCACCATTGGCGCGTGCTGCGGGAAAGTGGTGTTATTTGGCAACGGCCCTGTGGGCGTGAGAGTTTGTTATCACTGCGGCGCGACGATATTGATGCCCGTTTCCCGGGCCTATTGGATGTGCTGCTTAATGCGGTGGCCAATGATGCCAACACCGATGAGTCGACGGCAAAACATCTGCCAGAGCCGTGA
- the fusA gene encoding elongation factor G, whose product MARKTPIERYRNIGISAHIDAGKTTTTERILFYTGVSHKLGEVHDGGATTDWMAQEQERGITITSAAVTCFWKGMDRTLPEHRINIIDTPGHVDFTIEVERSMRVLDGAVMVYDAVGGVQPQSETVWRQANKYRVPRLAFVNKMDRPGADFFRVRQMMIDRLKANPVPIVIPIGSEEHFRGVVDLRLMRAIIWDEASQGMTFSYEPIPENLLATANQWREKMVAEAAEASEALMTEYLETGDLTVDEITQGLRIRTIAGEIQPMMCGSAFKNKGVQRMLDAVVELMPSPVDIPPVRGTDEDGNEVSRKADDNEKFSALAFKLMTDPYVGQLTFVRVYSGVLSKGDSVYNPIRGKKERIGRIVQMHANNRIEVDEIRAGDIAACVGLKDVTTGETLCDPDAVITLVRMEFPEPVISQAIEPKTKADQEKMGIALQRLASEDPSFRIRTDEESGQTIISGMGELHLEIIVDRMKREFGVEANIGKPQVTYRETVRKTVTDVEGKFVRQSGGKGQYGHVVFTLEPQEPGSGVAFVDATKGGVVPREFIGAVEKGVLEATNTGVLAGYPVVDVKVTLTFGSYHEVDSSELAFKMAAIFGFKEAAKRASPVILEPVMSVEVETPEEYAGNVMGDLSSRRGLVQGMEEMVGGGKIIRAEVPLSEMFGYSTVLRSMSQGRATYTMEFKHYAEAPRNVADAIIAARGTKA is encoded by the coding sequence ATGGCACGTAAAACTCCTATCGAGCGCTATCGCAACATTGGTATCTCAGCCCACATCGACGCCGGTAAAACCACCACTACCGAGCGCATTTTGTTCTACACCGGTGTCAGTCATAAGCTGGGTGAGGTACATGATGGCGGCGCGACTACTGACTGGATGGCACAGGAGCAGGAACGTGGCATTACCATTACATCGGCTGCCGTGACCTGCTTTTGGAAAGGTATGGACAGAACCTTACCCGAGCACCGTATCAATATTATCGACACCCCTGGGCATGTGGATTTCACCATTGAGGTGGAACGTTCCATGCGGGTACTCGACGGTGCCGTCATGGTGTATGACGCGGTTGGCGGTGTACAGCCACAATCCGAAACGGTTTGGCGTCAGGCCAATAAATACCGCGTTCCACGTTTGGCATTCGTCAATAAAATGGATCGTCCCGGCGCTGATTTCTTCCGCGTGCGGCAGATGATGATTGACCGCCTGAAAGCTAACCCGGTGCCGATTGTGATTCCAATCGGCAGTGAAGAGCACTTTCGCGGCGTGGTGGATTTGCGCTTGATGCGCGCCATTATTTGGGATGAAGCTTCCCAGGGCATGACATTTAGCTATGAGCCAATCCCAGAAAACTTACTCGCGACCGCCAATCAATGGCGCGAAAAAATGGTCGCCGAAGCCGCTGAAGCTTCAGAGGCGTTGATGACAGAATATCTGGAAACCGGCGACCTTACGGTAGATGAAATTACTCAGGGTCTGCGTATTCGCACCATTGCCGGTGAAATCCAGCCAATGATGTGCGGCAGTGCCTTTAAAAACAAAGGCGTGCAGCGCATGTTGGATGCGGTGGTTGAACTCATGCCATCACCGGTGGATATTCCGCCAGTCAGGGGCACAGATGAAGACGGTAACGAAGTGAGCCGCAAAGCCGATGATAATGAAAAATTCTCGGCGCTGGCGTTCAAACTCATGACCGACCCGTATGTCGGTCAACTCACTTTCGTGCGCGTCTATTCTGGTGTTCTGAGCAAAGGCGACAGTGTTTATAACCCGATTCGCGGCAAAAAAGAGCGTATTGGTCGCATCGTTCAGATGCACGCCAATAACCGGATTGAAGTGGATGAAATCCGTGCCGGTGATATCGCCGCTTGTGTTGGTTTGAAAGATGTCACCACCGGGGAAACACTGTGTGACCCGGATGCGGTGATTACGCTGGTGCGCATGGAGTTTCCAGAGCCGGTGATCTCACAAGCGATTGAACCGAAGACGAAAGCTGATCAGGAGAAAATGGGGATCGCGCTGCAACGGTTGGCATCGGAAGACCCGTCGTTTCGTATCCGTACGGATGAAGAGTCCGGCCAGACCATTATCTCCGGCATGGGTGAATTGCATCTGGAAATCATTGTCGACCGCATGAAACGTGAGTTCGGCGTGGAAGCCAATATCGGTAAGCCGCAGGTGACTTACCGCGAAACCGTGCGCAAGACCGTGACAGATGTCGAGGGGAAATTTGTTCGTCAATCCGGTGGTAAAGGGCAGTATGGCCATGTGGTCTTTACTCTCGAACCACAGGAACCCGGGAGCGGCGTGGCCTTTGTCGATGCGACCAAAGGCGGCGTGGTGCCTCGTGAGTTTATCGGAGCCGTCGAGAAGGGGGTGCTTGAAGCGACCAATACCGGGGTTTTGGCCGGTTATCCGGTGGTGGATGTGAAAGTCACCTTGACGTTCGGCTCCTACCACGAGGTGGATTCATCCGAGCTGGCGTTTAAAATGGCCGCCATCTTTGGTTTCAAAGAGGCCGCCAAACGCGCTTCTCCGGTTATTCTGGAGCCGGTCATGAGTGTCGAGGTGGAAACACCGGAAGAATATGCCGGTAATGTGATGGGCGACCTTTCCTCTCGCCGTGGCCTGGTTCAAGGGATGGAAGAGATGGTCGGTGGCGGGAAAATAATTCGGGCGGAAGTACCGTTATCTGAAATGTTTGGTTACTCCACGGTATTGCGCTCTATGTCACAGGGTCGTGCAACTTATACCATGGAATTCAAGCATTACGCCGAAGCACCGCGCAATGTTGCCGATGCCATTATTGCCGCGCGAGGCACGAAAGCTTAG
- a CDS encoding potassium transporter Kup yields MALITHKVIPQKPSGNIMLVGGALGVVFGDIGTSPLYTLKTVLLLSGNNPTPMVILGLLSLIIWTLILVTSIKYAIFAMRIDNNGEGGIMALMSLLVRKGKGQRWVIFSALLGAALIYGDGAITPAISVLSALEGLNIVIPHAQPYILPATVIILVVLFAIQPFGTAKIGKIFGPVMALWFFAIAGLGIWGIVQHPAVLLAINPYYGINFLFSNGFISFLVLGGVFLCVTGAEALYADMGHFGKKPIWMAWFGLVFPSLLLNYAGQSALILAGADISHNIFFRLCPPIMQIPLVILATLATIIASQAIITGAFSMTRQAIQLGWLPRLRIKQTAAESYGQIYIGTINWLLMIVTVFLAVFFKSSENLAAAYGIAVSLTMLMTSGLLFVAMRKIWRWNLWASALVAGGFLVIDACFLIANLIKVLEGGYIPLLLAAVVCTVMLVWHRGVKATSQAISEKVMSIDEFFTHIRDKNIPRVPGSAVFLTRTQNDIPPVMRWHVARNRALQQKVLSLTITILNVPRVDVTERLVVTEQAPDYWRGTAQYGFMERPHIPLLLQSITGMDCQFELDDVTYYLGHETIVGREDGRGLPAWQRSSFAFMVRNCTHVTNYYHLPSNQVVEISRRVAI; encoded by the coding sequence ATGGCATTGATTACCCATAAAGTTATCCCTCAAAAACCTTCTGGCAATATTATGCTGGTAGGGGGCGCGCTCGGTGTGGTTTTCGGTGATATCGGGACTAGCCCACTTTATACCTTAAAGACCGTTTTATTATTATCGGGCAATAATCCAACTCCCATGGTTATTCTGGGATTGCTGTCACTAATTATTTGGACGTTAATTCTGGTGACATCAATAAAATATGCCATTTTCGCCATGCGCATTGATAATAATGGTGAGGGGGGCATTATGGCTCTCATGTCCTTATTAGTGCGGAAGGGGAAAGGGCAGCGGTGGGTTATTTTTTCCGCCTTACTTGGTGCTGCGCTAATTTACGGCGATGGTGCCATTACCCCGGCGATATCGGTACTTTCCGCCCTTGAAGGGCTCAATATTGTTATTCCACATGCACAACCCTATATCTTACCCGCGACAGTCATTATTCTGGTGGTATTATTCGCCATTCAACCTTTTGGTACCGCGAAAATAGGCAAAATTTTTGGCCCGGTCATGGCGCTGTGGTTTTTTGCTATTGCAGGGCTGGGGATATGGGGGATAGTGCAACATCCTGCTGTTCTGCTGGCGATTAACCCCTACTATGGCATTAACTTTTTGTTCTCTAATGGTTTTATCAGTTTTCTTGTCTTGGGTGGTGTTTTCCTCTGTGTCACCGGGGCGGAGGCTTTGTATGCCGATATGGGGCATTTTGGCAAAAAGCCGATTTGGATGGCGTGGTTTGGCCTGGTATTTCCCAGTTTATTACTGAATTATGCCGGTCAGTCCGCTCTAATTTTGGCGGGTGCAGATATTTCACATAATATCTTTTTCCGCTTGTGCCCGCCGATAATGCAAATTCCGTTGGTTATTTTGGCCACTCTTGCCACTATTATCGCCAGCCAGGCGATTATTACTGGGGCATTTTCCATGACCCGTCAGGCTATTCAACTGGGCTGGTTACCACGTTTGCGAATAAAACAGACGGCGGCAGAGAGTTATGGGCAAATTTATATTGGCACGATAAATTGGCTATTAATGATAGTGACTGTTTTTCTGGCGGTGTTTTTTAAATCCTCTGAAAATCTGGCGGCAGCTTACGGTATTGCCGTATCGCTGACTATGTTGATGACTTCCGGATTGTTATTTGTGGCGATGCGCAAAATATGGCGGTGGAATTTGTGGGCAAGTGCTTTAGTGGCCGGGGGATTTTTAGTTATCGATGCCTGCTTCCTTATTGCCAATCTGATTAAAGTGCTCGAAGGCGGTTACATTCCTCTGCTATTGGCGGCGGTGGTCTGCACCGTGATGCTGGTGTGGCACCGTGGGGTCAAAGCAACCTCGCAAGCTATTAGCGAAAAAGTGATGAGCATTGACGAATTTTTTACTCACATTCGCGATAAAAACATCCCTCGCGTACCGGGATCGGCCGTGTTTTTAACTCGAACTCAGAATGATATTCCTCCAGTGATGCGCTGGCATGTGGCCCGCAATCGTGCCCTACAGCAGAAGGTATTATCACTGACTATCACTATTTTGAATGTCCCCCGGGTGGATGTGACGGAGCGGCTGGTGGTGACCGAGCAAGCGCCGGATTATTGGCGTGGCACGGCACAATATGGTTTCATGGAGCGGCCACATATTCCGCTGTTATTACAAAGTATTACCGGTATGGATTGCCAATTTGAGCTAGATGATGTGACCTACTATTTAGGCCACGAAACCATTGTCGGGCGTGAGGATGGCAGGGGGTTACCGGCATGGCAGCGGAGCAGTTTTGCTTTTATGGTCAGAAATTGTACTCATGTGACCAACTACTATCATTTACCGAGTAATCAGGTGGTAGAGATAAGCCGGCGGGTCGCCATTTAG
- a CDS encoding cupin domain-containing protein, with protein MKKNGDSGGFVLSDLGMRLRHARLAQDITLKQLALKVGCSESLLSKLENEVASPSLAMLHRLASALETNISDLMAESWVADSPVLQPEQRVRKRFVHRNKKGGIALENLTHHHKGGLLQGNIHIIEPGVASDGQIEHHGEEMGYVLEGEIALYLGEEIYTLGVGDSFYFPSHVPHGYRNIGESVAKVLWVNTPVTF; from the coding sequence ATGAAAAAAAACGGTGATAGCGGCGGTTTTGTTTTATCTGATTTAGGAATGCGTTTACGTCATGCCCGTTTGGCACAAGACATCACGCTAAAGCAGCTGGCACTGAAAGTGGGATGCTCAGAGAGTTTATTGTCCAAATTGGAAAATGAAGTGGCGTCCCCCTCACTGGCGATGTTGCACCGGCTGGCGAGCGCACTGGAAACCAATATCTCAGATTTGATGGCAGAAAGTTGGGTAGCTGACTCACCAGTCTTGCAGCCGGAGCAGCGGGTGCGTAAGCGCTTTGTTCACCGGAATAAAAAAGGAGGAATTGCGTTGGAAAATCTAACGCATCACCATAAAGGCGGGTTATTGCAGGGGAATATTCATATTATTGAGCCGGGTGTCGCCAGTGATGGGCAGATAGAGCATCATGGCGAGGAGATGGGATATGTGTTGGAGGGGGAAATTGCACTCTATTTAGGTGAAGAGATTTATACCCTCGGTGTAGGTGATTCTTTTTATTTCCCCAGTCATGTCCCCCATGGTTACCGTAATATTGGCGAGTCTGTGGCCAAAGTGCTGTGGGTAAATACGCCGGTCACTTTCTAA